A part of Streptomyces sp. NBC_01451 genomic DNA contains:
- a CDS encoding SCO4983 family protein — protein sequence MYEPIRTPSVHSTRSAPAGTASDFPHRSREEELDIQLAGHLAALLTATDELRALAPSADLDNAAERLTGQVSRLRHGRTPVRAPAPATVAPDLAALHQRALALAGRALVVAASRADTAAAILAAERMDAHAEATGPRALASR from the coding sequence ATGTACGAACCGATCCGCACCCCGTCGGTCCACAGCACCCGCAGCGCACCGGCCGGCACCGCCTCGGACTTCCCCCACAGGTCGCGCGAGGAGGAGCTGGACATCCAGCTGGCCGGTCATCTCGCCGCACTCCTCACCGCGACCGACGAGCTGCGCGCCCTCGCACCGTCCGCCGACCTGGACAACGCCGCCGAGCGCCTCACCGGCCAGGTGAGCCGACTGCGCCACGGCCGTACGCCGGTCCGCGCCCCCGCTCCCGCCACCGTCGCCCCCGACCTCGCCGCCCTGCACCAGCGCGCCCTCGCGCTCGCCGGACGGGCCCTGGTCGTCGCGGCCTCCCGCGCCGACACGGCCGCCGCGATTCTCGCCGCCGAGCGCATGGACGCCCACGCCGAGGCCACCGGACCCCGCGCCCTCGCGTCCCGCTGA